Proteins encoded within one genomic window of Legionella sp. PC997:
- a CDS encoding MerR family transcriptional regulator, translated as MKQWYAKEFSLLTEVSVRTLHHYDKIGLLKPSLRQSNRYRLYSEKDLLKLQQIIALKFFGFELAQIKQLLAHNTGVLEHFSLQAKFLQEKAETLMQASCILKQVTEHCSREQSIPWEQIIQLIEVYRMTQQLKNSWIKEVFNPKELEQYAQFEANLKTRFNENEKKQFEDAWFSLVNEINNNLHLDPQSPVAISLAKQCMELINNLYGKEHANLRTSKWEKGFKKGKGLEDHGLTSKIVDWLDRAIDAYWFKCIHEVLSQVNKTDCTKSVAAWNELMENICGDSSELRTAVYNKIMDDEEISRGAKYWLRKISKI; from the coding sequence ATGAAACAATGGTATGCAAAAGAGTTTAGCTTACTGACAGAAGTGTCAGTAAGAACGCTACATCATTATGACAAAATTGGTTTACTTAAACCCAGTTTACGTCAAAGCAATCGTTATCGTTTGTACTCTGAAAAGGACTTGTTAAAGCTACAACAGATTATTGCGCTGAAATTTTTTGGTTTTGAATTAGCACAAATCAAACAATTACTTGCCCACAATACCGGGGTGTTAGAACACTTCAGCTTACAAGCAAAGTTTTTGCAAGAAAAAGCAGAAACACTCATGCAAGCGAGTTGTATTTTAAAGCAAGTGACTGAACACTGTAGCCGAGAGCAGTCTATTCCTTGGGAACAAATAATACAATTGATAGAGGTTTATCGTATGACACAACAACTTAAGAACTCTTGGATTAAAGAAGTATTCAATCCCAAAGAGTTAGAACAATATGCACAATTCGAAGCAAATTTGAAAACTCGATTTAACGAGAATGAGAAGAAACAGTTTGAAGATGCATGGTTTAGTTTAGTTAATGAAATTAACAATAATTTGCATCTTGATCCACAATCACCGGTTGCCATTTCCCTGGCAAAACAATGCATGGAATTAATCAATAATTTATATGGTAAGGAACATGCAAATTTACGAACCAGTAAATGGGAAAAAGGTTTTAAGAAAGGGAAAGGTCTTGAAGATCACGGATTAACATCCAAAATTGTAGACTGGCTGGATCGCGCCATAGATGCATATTGGTTTAAATGTATCCACGAAGTGCTCTCACAAGTGAATAAAACTGACTGTACTAAATCAGTAGCCGCTTGGAATGAACTCATGGAGAACATCTGCGGGGATTCAAGTGAATTAAGAACAGCTGTTTATAACAAGATAATGGACGATGAAGAAATAAGTAGGGGAGCAAAATATTGGCTTAGAAAAATTTCCAAAATATAA
- the ssb gene encoding single-stranded DNA-binding protein: protein MARGINKVILIGNVGVDPDVRYLPNGNAVTTLSIATSEAWKDKVSGEKQERTEWHRVVCFNRLGEIAGEYVRKGSKLYIEGSLRTRKWQDQQGQDRYTTEIVANDIQMLDSKGTASSSFDEIPQAQFAPSNQNSGRQQSPQVPQDAFDQLDDDVPF from the coding sequence ATGGCACGTGGTATAAATAAAGTCATCCTAATTGGTAATGTGGGTGTTGATCCTGACGTACGTTATTTACCAAATGGAAATGCTGTAACTACCCTCTCAATTGCCACCAGCGAGGCATGGAAAGATAAAGTGTCCGGTGAAAAGCAAGAACGAACTGAATGGCACCGTGTGGTATGTTTTAACCGCTTAGGAGAGATAGCCGGCGAATATGTGCGTAAAGGATCCAAACTCTACATTGAAGGTAGTTTAAGAACCCGAAAATGGCAGGATCAGCAAGGTCAAGATAGATACACTACCGAGATTGTAGCGAATGACATTCAAATGCTAGATAGTAAAGGTACCGCCTCATCAAGTTTCGATGAGATACCGCAAGCTCAATTCGCACCCAGCAATCAAAATTCCGGAAGACAACAATCTCCTCAGGTTCCCCAAGATGCTTTTGATCAGTTGGATGACGATGTTCCGTTCTAA